The genome window CTCACCCGGGGGTTCCCTGCGACGAATTCACCGCTGAGCCCCCTCGGACACAAAAGAGCCGGCTGCCTAGCCGTCCCTGGAGCGTCAGGGATCGCAGTGGAGACCCCGCAGGCTTTGCGAGGAGTCGGAACGGAGAGCCCGGCCCGTTGAGGGGACGCCATCGTGAATCTGTCGGAGTTCCAGACTGCGATGGACGTTTCGGAAAGGATCCTGCTACAGTGAAACTCGGGTTAACGATGGCACTGCATGCGAGGCGCGGTGCTGTCAGCTGCTGACAAAGTGACTGGCCTGCCAAGGGGCGAAGGACCATGAAGGACCAGTTCCAAGAGGGAGTTCCGCCTCCGGGTGAGATCAAATCGAGTGGCCCGGGCGGGGGATTGGTGCCTCGTGGCCTTCTGCGGATGTTGGTTGGTGAGTTCGCACTCCTCCGCGACATCGCGACGGCGCCGATTGCATCCGGTCCACTGGCGCCAAGCGTGGCGGACGCGGTGGACTTCCTGCGGTCATATGAGCTGGTGCTGGTAGACGGACAACAGGTTTCGGCCACCGATCGAGGCCGACAGCTTCTCGAGGCGACTCCGATCAACAGCACGACGTATACGTTGGCATTCGACAGAACACGCTTGGGGTGGTAGGGACACGTGTCGGTTGCACGGTGTGAGGTCGGCGCCATGGACAATCCTCCGGATAGGCACGACATCGACAGGCGATGCAAGGTCGTGCTCAAAGGGGGGCTGCTCTCAATTCCGCTGGAGGCGTTTGCCACCTTGCGAACGGTTGCACGCGATTTGGAGCTGAACGCTGAAGAGTTGCCGCCATCTCTCCGTCACGGCGCTGACGAGCTTGTGGCCGTCGGCTTGCTGAGGGATGGGGACGGCTCGTTCCACATCACCGACTTGGGTCGTCGGGTGGCGGACGCGGAGCCGATGGGGCAGAGCGAAGACGTCGTGATGTTCGACGTCCGCGAGTTCGGCCTTTAGTCCAGAGAACCAGGCGCGGGCTGGTCCGAATCGACGCGCGTCGATTCCTTCACTTCCTTGCGAAGTCGGGTAGGTGAGCAAAGCGCCTCCGCTGGTCTCTCTGCGCGTCAGGGATCGGAGCGGAGACCCCGCAGGCCGTGCGAGAAGTCGGAGCGAAGATCTGGGCCCGTGGAGGGACCGCCCAAGACCGTCCAAGCATAGCGTGCTAGCAAAATACCTAGGAAATTCCTTGGCTGCGCGTTCAGAAATGTGGAGAGATTTCGACGCAATCTTCCTGAAGGCGGTGTTAAAACATCTGGCCTGTCGCCGATTTGTCAGCAAGCGAGGTACGTATGGCTTTCGAGCGCTGGTCCCATGTGATGGTGCTTGAGCGTGACGTTTCAACGCTTCGCGCGCCTCTATTTTCGGCCAGCGTGCATGTGCCGTGTTTGTCCGATGAGCAGCGGTCGACAGTTGAGCGTCTTGCCGGCTCGGGATTGGCGCAAATCGGGTATCCGCGAGCGCGTCTAACGGATATGGGGCGTCGCTTGGCCTTCTCCCATCCGTGGTATGTCGGAGGTGGCGTGGCGTACTTTCGGCACGACAGCTCTTTAGTGTCTCCCATCGCCTCGCATCAGTGAGGGAGTGCAACTTTGGTTGACTGGCGAAAACCCGGCTTGATTGCGGAAAGGTGAGATAATGTGGGAGCTGGTGGTCAACCGGACCACGTGGTACTGGCTCGCTCGATTGCGGGTCGTTCCCATGCGGGTTGCGAACAGCGCGGACGAGGTGGGTCCGGAGATGGTCGCCAAACTCATCCGGTTGAAGCTGGTGAAATGCGTCCAGGGAGAGCATCGCCTGACGGCGTTGGGAGCGCAATTGATCGACGCCGCGCATCCACCGATGCTGAACGGCGACCGCGTCTTGATCCCGTAGCTTTCGGCGACAAGAAGCCGGAAGCCCGGCCGCCTTTCCGAGGAGTCGGAGCGGAGAGCCCTGCCAATGGCGGACGTGCGGTCGCCTGGCCGATGCCGAATCGACGCGCGTCGATTCTCGGTGCCCGTCCCGGACTGTGTGTCGCCACCGGCACTGGCCGACCGGCTGACTTACTGCCGTCTCAGACCTTGATGTAGCCGGCCAATTGGTCAGGCAACTTGCCGTCGACGTTCCCTCGCAGGGACGGCTCGGTGGCGAATCTGGTCCCGCCGAACGTGATCCTGTGGCTTGCGGCACCCATCGATCAGGGCTCCAATCCCTGAAAGACAAGGAGCGGTAGATGGCGGACGGCAGCCCGCTCGGGCCCCATCGGCGTGTGTTGCGGCTTCTCCAGTCGGAGTACCAGCTCCTCTTGGAGCTTGCGGTTGCGCCGGTTCGGAGCGACGACTGTACTCCCAGCGTCCTTGAAGCGGCTGAGTTCCTCGTTTCCCTTGGACTCGCGATGCGCCGGGACCGACTTGTGCATATCTCTGAACGCGGGCAGACGCTGGTCGCCAATGGGCCTGTCAGCCAAACGGCGTACACGGTAGCGTTCGACGCCTGTTGGGATGGGTGGTGACCACGATTCGGAGTAAGGGGCGGCGTCATGTGGAACCTCAAAGGGCGGGGGGCTGAGGGGACCGATTCGGGGAAGCCAGTACTCGCAGGCGGGATCCTGTCTATGCCTCTGTGCACGTTCGTGATGCTTCGCGAGATCGTCGGCTCTGCCGAAATGTGGAATGCTTCGACGTCGAAACAGGATGAAGCTCGGGCTCTCGGGTTGGTTGAAGCTGGCTTGGTCGTGCGTGGCGACGATGGTTACCGCGCGACTTCCGCTGGAGAGCAGGTGGCGAGTGCAGTGGCCCGCACGTGCCGGGATGACCTGTGGCCGTCCACAGGCATCGTTCAAGTGGACGTGAACGCGCTGGGCTGGTGACTGAGCACGGCCGGTTTTGCCCCCGGCCTGACCCATCTAACAGGCCATGTTCTACGCGCCACTTCGGTCAGTTTGGCCCGGGTTTCGCGCGCTCCAGGACGTCGTTACGGAATCCGTTCGTGTCCACTTTCCACTGGTCTGCGCGCACCTTCCGTGCCACTTCCTCGTCCGCCTGTCTTCGCAGTTCTGCCGTTCCGACCACGATTCCGCAGACTGCCGTGGCTGCCAGAAGTCCCGCCGAAAAGCCGGTCGAGAAGCTGCGCGCCGAATGTCCGAAAGTGCCGTCAAAATCTGTTGACATGGTCAGGGGTGTTCTCGTAGGGGTACGTACATGGACATTTGCCTGATCCAAGCAATTCGCTCGTCGATGATGATTGCAAATTGAACATAACGGACATTAGCCGGCCGTTAGTTAGTGCTCTTAGCTTGCGGGTCTTATTAAGCGATAGTTAAAGTCGGGGGCGGAGCGAGTTAGCCGCTCGCTCAACGCCCCCCGTTCAACGGTGCCTTTGGTCGAGTACCACCGATGAACTTCAGTACCCCTATTCGCTCCGCGAAACGGTGTCAACCGTCATCGGTGATCTCATTGCGCACCGCCCATGCTGCTGGGCGGAGTAGTTCAACAGCAAACGCACGGGGCGGAGCGTTTTTCCAGTCAGTGCGAAAGCAAGTCGTTCGGACTTGTGCGCCGTCGCTGGGCGCGGGGGGATCGGCAGTTCCCCCGCGCCGCACGGGCACGATGCCTGTGTGAAGCAGGGATGCGGGTCTCATGAAGAGGCCGTAAAGGCGGCGAATTTAAGGCGGGGTCGTAGTCGTTTTAGCGACGGCGAAGGCATACCGGAGATGGATCTCTGGTACCCGCTTTTTCGTTCTCAAAATCCACATCAGCAGATGTGCAGGAGCAGCACGGATGATCCAGAAGCGGATGGAGCTTATCTGCGTTTCTAAGTCGGAGCGTCAAGGCAAGCAAGAGGGCAACGAGCCCGCCCGGTTCTACTACAATGCCACCCTCACGGGCATGGGTTTTACCTGGGTCGACTACGAGCTCACGCAGGCGCAATACAACCAGTTCCAGCCCGGCGGCGAGTTCCTCGTCGACGTGGCGTTGATCCCGGCAACGGCAAAGTTCGAGGGCCGCTTCCGCGCCGAGCCCGTCTACAAGATCCAGCTCGGCGCGATCCGCGAGAAGTCTCCGCCTCCGGGGCCGGATCCTCGCACGGAGCGCACGGCAGCTCCGACGTCTGATCGCCGTCCGGTCTCCGCTGGGGCCGGTGGCTGAGTAGGGATGGGGACGGGGCGGCGGGTGGTTTGTGCGAGCGCCCGCCGTCCCCCCTTCTAAGGGGCTTGGGCCGTGGAAATCCTCGACGTTCTGCAGAGCTGCGTAGAGATCTTGATGGGCGTGCTCAACCTCGCCGTCTCGGTCTCGCTGCTGTGGGCCATCGGGGAAATCGGCGCGCGTCAAGTTCCGATCCCTCGTCAGATCTGCAGCAAATGCGGCTCGTTCGTCCTGGACGATGACGGTCGCCGCAAGCGTTTTAGCTGCTCGTGCAAGGCGCTCTCGTTCGAGGTCGATCGATGAGCCGCTTTCTCTGGTGTGTGTCCCTCTCCCTCCTTAGCGGTCTGCCCCTTCCCATGCTCAACGTCTCCATCTTTCAAGCGTTTATCGGGCTGAGTGCAGCCTTTGTGGTCGGCATCCTCTCGACGTCGGCGGTGGCCGGCGTGGTACTGCATCTGGTGACCTATGGTCAGCAATTCGGCGGCAATCTCGGTCGACCAGGGGCTCAAGCCCCTGCATCCCGTCCTCTGGCTCGTCCGTCTGTGCCAGGTCGACGGGATCTCTCGGGAGTTCTTGCAGAGTGCGGTGGCGACCTGGGAAGCCGGGAACCGCGCGGCAACGGTCGAGTGGTTCCGCGAGCTGACGACGCATATCCGGAGTCAGGTAACACCTACCCCGAATAGGGACGGGGCGCTGAGCGCGCTCGAGCAGATGGTGGACCGCCTCGAACAAGAGGCGATCAAGACGGAGCTTTTCTGGGTCTGTGGGGTTCCTGCTGATGCTCACGTTCGCGGTACAGCTGCGAAATCGTCGACGCGCATCCGAGACGGGCAATTGCCCTTCAATGCTCTCGGGGTACGCGGGCGTTGACACGATGGAGCTGGCCGTTTTTTCTGACTTCGCCGATGGGCCGAACGAGCCGCCCTCGGACGAGTGCGTAGCTCGTCTGAATGCGTTCGGCTGGCTTTCTGAAACCGCTCGCGGTCTTCGTGAGGGGGGTGTTCAACAGACGACCGCGTTCTACGGCGAGGATCCCGTTACGGTGTATCGGACCGGCGGGACAGTGGGTCGGGGCCGGCGAGGCGGCTTCTACCCGTATCGGTTCACCTGGCGGGGCTGCGACTTCATGGCGGCACCGTTCGAGAGGGCAGGGCACCGGGCCAACTTCACGATCCGGGTGGCCGCGACGTTCATGCTCTCGTTCGGTGGTCATCCGGGCCGCGCCTGGGAGGATCTCGAAGCGTTCCTCCGGCGGTTCTTCGGCGCCGTGGTGAAGCGCTGCTCCGTCTCCCGCGTCGACATCTTCGGCGACATGCCGGGCACTCCGGTGTCCCGGTTCGTGAACCTGTTTGAGCGGGGAATGTTCGTCCGCCGTACCCGGCGCGTGCGGAAACGGGGCATGGTCGGGGCGGTCGAGGTCAGCCAGGACGAAGCGGAAGAGGTCCAGCTCGACGGGAAGGGGGCCGAGTGGTCGACCCTGCACCTGGGCCTCGGCGGCGTCTTGTCGTGCCGGTTCTACGACAAGCTCTTGGAGCTGGCCCGCCCGGAGATGTCCGGGAAGCGGGACATGATGAAAATCCAGCTCTGGAACGGGGCTGAGCCGGACGAATTGACGCGCGTCGAATTCCAGCTCCGCAACGCGGCGCTCAAGAAACACGGCTCGTCCACGATCCAGAGTCTGTCCGCCAAGCTCCGCGGCCTGGCGGAATACCTCGTCACCCGCTGGCTGGTCGTCTGCGACTCCCTCGATCGCTCGCACACGAACCGCAAAGAAGTCCATCCGCTGTGGGAGAAGCTGCGGGCGACCTTCTCCGATCGCTTCTGCGTCGAGCCCACCCAGGACATTGACGACCTACTGCCAGACGATGTCCTGGCCGTCGGTCGTCAGGGCCTTGGGTGTCTGATGTCCTTCCTCGCCAAGTCGGGCGAGCCGCCGGCGCAGCCGTCGGACGTCTTCCCGCAGATGGTCGAGGTCCTCCGATTCCTGTTTGAGCTTTATGGACCAGAACGAGCCTGGGAAGAGATCACCGATCGGTATGCGGACCATGTTGTCCGGCACCATGAGGTTCGCGAGGCGCTTTATAGGCGTCTTGATGCTCGGGCTCATCCTGGGGTTCTACTGGGCGGAGGTCCTGGTTGTCCTAACTTACACGGTCTTAGGTCTCCTCCTCTTCCGGCAAGTGAGGCGTAAATGGGTCCAGAACCGACAGACCCCACTCTCTGGTGCACACGGTGGATCCTCGCGGCCTTTGCCGTCGCCTGGGTCTTCCACTTCGTCCTCTGGTACGGCTACGCCTGGTGGCGTTCCTTCCGTACCGATGGGCTCGACGGAAAGCCTTAGCGGCTGATGTCGGGCGGTTACTGACGGCGTTTCCTTTGACTGCCAACCCTAGAAAGGGTGTTACCTTGAATCGATTCCTCAACAGTGTGTCCGCGATCGGCACCCGCATCCGTGCGGCTCTCCTGTCGGCTGCGGTCGTTCCGGCTCTCCTCCTCGGCGGGGCTCCGGCCGTTCCCACCGTTACCGCCGTCAGCTCGGCGGTTTCGGGCGTCGCTTCGACCGTGGCGACCTACGCCGCGCCTGCGGCGGTCGCGGTGGTAATCTTCACCGCCGACTCGGCGTTCGCTCAGACCGACCCGCCGGAGGACGCTCCGGAGTTCGAAGACTTCCCGGTCTTCTTCGACTTCAAGTCCCTCGTCACCAAGTCGGTCGGCTTCATCGGCACCGTGGGCGTCATCGCCATCGGGGCGGTCGTCGGCTGGTCCATGATGAAGGGGATGCTGAACTACTTTCTCCGTCGCATGCGTGCTTGATCGGACCACCGATCCGCACGAACGCGAACGGTTGATGGAAGTTCAGGTGAACCGCCTGGCGATTAACGTGTACCTCCGGCAGGGGATACTCCCCCCGTCCGACCTCATGGAGTCCGCCTCACTGTGGCAGGGCTTCCTAGCGGACCAGATCCGGCAGAAACACCAGTTCACGCCAGGCGGTCGCCGCCGCCGCAACATGTCGGACGTTCGCATTCGTTCGATCACCGAAAGGGAGTGGCGGGAGCGGTCGGGGCTCGGGGAAGTCACCCGTGAGAACGGTCGGCGGTACCGCGCCTCTCGGGGCAGGAGAACGAATCTCCAGCGCGAGCGGTTCTATGCCGATATCGGCGAATCGTTCGACGCTGGGGAGCGTCTCCCGTCCATCGTCCGCTGAACTTCTCTGCTGTCACGCTCTACCGGGCGTAGGCCCTCGCCGTCCTCCTCGCGGCGGGGGCCGTTTTTGTTTGGAAAGGATTCCAATGGAAGCGTTCGAGGCCCAGATGGGCCAGGTCCTCCACCAGCTCGATCGGCTGCGCGAGCTGATGGAACCGATCGCCGACGTCTGCAATGGCGTCCGCGTCTTCGTTTACGCGGTCTTGTGCTTTGCCGTCTTCTTCGCCGGCCTGCTGGCCGTCCTGTGGGCTTTCTTCCCGGAAAGGTTCCGCCATGTTTTCCCCGCGCCGCCGGTTCCGCGTCCCTCTAACGCTCCGGCTCCTCCTTCGCCTCCTGCGTCGGATTGCTCCCCGTCTTCGTAATTCGGTCGGCCTGGTCGTCGCGATCCTGCTCCTCCTGGGGGGCTGTAAATCGGCGCGCGCCGATTATCCCACCGATGTGAAGGTCTTCGTCCGCCTGGACGAGCTGCCTTCGGGACAGATCTTCGATCAGGTCTCCGGCCAGCAATGCACGTGGAACGGGACCGACACTGTTCAGATGGTCGGTTCGCGCAATTTCAAGTCGATCTCCACCAACTCCGGCGGGCTGACGGTTCCGGCAACCATCCTCGACGCGATCCGCGCCGGCGGCTTCTGGAAGGGGCCGCATTCCGTCTGCTGGTGGCAGTACGGCCCGGAAACGTCCGGAGTGACCGGCGTCCTGGCCGTCGCCGGCGTCCCGGGGCAGTGGTACCCGTTCATGGCTCCGACGGATGGCGACTACTGGTTTGATGATCGGTACGTCAAAGGCTTGCAGCTCGTGTGCATGCAGCCGCAGTACCAGGTTGTTCACGGCTACCTCGTGCCGGAGTGGAATAACACCACCCTCGGCGGAACGTGGTCCCTGATCGTGGTCCGCTGGGATCCGACGACCGGGGCCATGTCGCTCAACAAGAATGAAACGAAGTGGTCGCAGGCGCAACCGGTCCTCACTCAGCAGCACATCGGCGGCGGCGGCGGGGCGTTCACGCTTGGTACGAACGGGAATTGGGCCGGCCCGGGAACTCGCCTGGTCGGCTCCCTCGGGATCTTCGATCGCGTGATAACCGATGCCGAAGTGACGGAGCTGGTCAACCTGGGGCCGGGCTTCATCCCCGACTATTGGGACGAGGAGGATCCCGGGGAGGAGGAGGATCCCGGGGAGGAGGAACCGGGCGGGGGCGGTCCGGAGTGGTCGCAGCTCATAGCGGTGATCCAGGGGCAAACCGCCAAGCTCTCCGCGATTCAGGAAGCGGCCGAGGCCACCGAGCATCGTTTGACGGGCGTCTATTTCTACTTGATCGCGGCCGTGGAGTGCCTGGTCGTCCTGGCGGGGTTCTACCTCTTCCGGATCGCGAAATTCTCCATGAACTCCAAGACGCCATTCGCGATCGCGGCGGTCTTCCTCAGCCTGGCCGGCAGCGCGTTCGCCCAGGCTCCGGACCCGTGTCTTCTGTGGGAAAAGTGCATCGGGGCGAAGCTCAATGGCAATCACGCGTTGCCGGTCGGTCCGTTCGAGGTGACGTGCCTCGGGGCCTCCAGCTTTGAGGTCACCGGCGACCATGTCGCGTGCAACCTGCCGAATGAGCTGCGCGTTGTCCGGATCATCCTGCGGTATCACCCGACGGCGCAGGGCGAAGACAGGTCGCTTGACTGGATCGTCAAGGCAGCCACCGCCACGACGCACGGAAGCGCCTTCGACAGCAACGACGCATACGGGGACACGAGGTACTACGGCCGGCCGGCGACCTCCCCGGCCGGTACCCCGTGGCGGCAGTTGGCTCCGTTCTCGGTCGCACCCTGCAAGGACTGCGGGCAGTGCGATATGTGCATTTACGCGGAGCTGTTCGAGCTGTACTCCGACAACGTCGATAACCCAGCCTGGCCAAAAGGGCGGGGCAGCCGCACGCAGTACGGTCTTCACGGGAGCGGGGACTGTGTCGTGCCGGCGGGGAACGGGAACGGAGCGGGCGGCGATCCCGGTTCCGGGACTGGTGGCAATGGTGGCGGTACGCCGTTCCCTGGAGGCCCGGGCCAGGACGATGACGATGATGGCGTACCGAACGGGCAGGATCCCGACCGGGACGGGGACGGGATTCCGAACGGCGACGATCCGGATCGCGACGGGGACGGGATCCCGAATCCCCAGGATCCTGAGCCGGACGGCCCGCCTGACGATGGACCTGGCACGAACCCCGGCGACCCGGGGAATGACAACGACGATGACGGGGTCGACGATCCGGAGGACCCGGACGACGACAACGATGGGATTCCCGACGAGAACGATCCCAGCCAGTACGGCGGCTGCGTGCTTCCCAGCGGGGGCCTGGACACGGATTGCGACGGGATCGTGGACTCCGAGGATCCCTGCATCGCGACCATCAAGGACGACAGCGACTGTGACGACGTTCGGGACGTCGACGATGTGTGTCCGGAACACGATGACCTGGCCGATGGGGACAATGACGGGGTGCCCGATGGGTGTGACAACTGCCCCGCGTCTCCGAACCCCCAGCAGAAGAACTCCGACGATGACGAGTTCGGGGACGCCTGCGACGACGACGACGACAACGACGGGAAGGATGACTCCGAGGACGACGACGACGATGGGGACGGGATCCCCGATGTCGACGAGGACCAGTGCCAGGAAGCCGAGGGGGAAGAACAGGCCGCGCAATGCGGGTGCGCCCGGATCCTCGATTCCTTCTATTACCGGCTCTACTCGTTCCTGACGGGCGACCGGGCCGACGTCGGGGCCGGGTACCGGACCGGGGACGGGGATCCGGGGAGCGCCAATTACGTTCCCGGCGGCGAGGGCGGGATCTTTACGTACCTCTTCGACTCGCGCCGGAAGATCTCCTCTTGGGGCCAGCCGGCCAGCGGGGGGAACGGTGAGGATCCCCCCGAGGAGGAGCCAGGGGAGGGGACTCCAACGACCGACAAGAACCGGCTGCCGATTCCGTTCCTCGACCTGGACAGGCTCGCCGAATTCGACAGTACGAATATGCCAGCCTTTGAATATAAGCCCATCGAGCTGGATTGGGACGAGGGCGTTTTCTATGGCGAGGAAAACGTCTTGGAGTGGGACTTCCTGGAGTTCGCCCACTTGATAAAGAACTGTGCGGCTATTGCTCTGATTTGGGGCTATGGGACGGCAATTATCTTTGCCTTCTTTAAGTCCGCCACATGAAAGGGGCTGTTATGCGATACGTTTTGTTGTTGCTGTTCGTCCTGGCGGCGGTCCCCGCGATCGCCCAGGAGAACGGGGATCAAATCTTTAGCGGTGGTATTCCCGGGGAACCGCTGCGCCCGGAGACGGTCCCGCAGAAACCCGAACAGCAGGTCGGGTGGATCGATTGGGTGCTGGATCTCACCGGGTTCATCTGGAGCACCTTCCTGGAGCTCGTCGAGTGGTGCGTCTACGTGCCGGCCGAGTGGCTCCGGGACCTGGCCTTCTCGTGGTTCTGCTGGATCATGACAGGCGTCGGGGGCTACATCGAGGAAATCGTGCCGTTCGTGAACTGGCAGTCTAAGGCCAGCTCGACGAGCTACATCCGCGTCGGCATCGAGTGGATCGAGAAGTCTTCCGGCTTCTTTGCCGAAATCTTCCCGTTCGGGCTGTGGATCAGTCTCACGACGATCTGGCTCGGGGTCGAATCCGGCCTGGCTGTGGTGCGCTGGATCATCGCCCTCATTCCGAGTCTGTGAGATGGTTCCGGACTTCGTTCCGATGCGCGTCATTGCGATCGCTCGCGATTCGACGCGCGTCGATTCCTTCCGCCTGGCGATCCGTCGGATGTCGCGTCAAATCGCGAATGTCGCTGCCTGGCGGGAGCATTTCATCGTGTTCGTGGACCGGCGGACGGGCCGAGGTGAAACGGTGTTCGCCGTGTTCGTGGGTGCTCCTCCTCCGATGGGGGAGGAGATCGTTAACTGGATTGCGCAGGGCGTTCGCCTGGACGCGCAGCGTCTTAGGGAAAGGTGGGAAAGCTGATGGCATGGCGGCCGATCATGACGACGACGATCGGGGTAGCGGGATCCGGGAAGACATACTCCCGCGTCTGCTACCTGGTCGACAAGTACCTGCCTCACGAGGCGGGCAAGCTGTATACGAATCTCCCATTGAAGCCGGCGGCGATCGCCGAATACTGCCGCAAGGTGTACGGGTCAGATCCCAAGGAGATCCTGGACCGGATCTACCTCATTCCGCCGGAGGTCCTGGAGAAGTGGCAGGAGGAGAAGGAGGGGCCGTGGGAGTATTTCCCGCACCCGATCGCCGGGCACATCATCATCGACGAAGCCCACCGGTTCGTGTCGTCCCAACACGAAAAGGAATGGGCTCGGAAGTGGCAAGTCTGGATCGGGGAACTGCGGCACCTTCACGGCTCGATTGAGTTCATGACTCAGGCCGAAAACAAGCTCCCTCGGGAGTTCAAGGAAGAGTGCGAACGGAAGATCGTCATTGAGACCGACGAGAGCCGGCGGGACTCGTGGTTTAACATCGAGTGGCACTACTGGTACCAGCTCTGGGCGAAGCTCCGGGGCCGGTACGTCCCGATGACGATCGCCACCGAGATGAAGAACGTGGGATCGAAGAAGTTCGAAACCACGCTGGAAACCGCGTACGTCCGCCGGCCGGAGATCTTCGCTCTCTATGACTC of Planctomyces sp. SH-PL14 contains these proteins:
- a CDS encoding thrombospondin type 3 repeat-containing protein — encoded protein: MFSPRRRFRVPLTLRLLLRLLRRIAPRLRNSVGLVVAILLLLGGCKSARADYPTDVKVFVRLDELPSGQIFDQVSGQQCTWNGTDTVQMVGSRNFKSISTNSGGLTVPATILDAIRAGGFWKGPHSVCWWQYGPETSGVTGVLAVAGVPGQWYPFMAPTDGDYWFDDRYVKGLQLVCMQPQYQVVHGYLVPEWNNTTLGGTWSLIVVRWDPTTGAMSLNKNETKWSQAQPVLTQQHIGGGGGAFTLGTNGNWAGPGTRLVGSLGIFDRVITDAEVTELVNLGPGFIPDYWDEEDPGEEEDPGEEEPGGGGPEWSQLIAVIQGQTAKLSAIQEAAEATEHRLTGVYFYLIAAVECLVVLAGFYLFRIAKFSMNSKTPFAIAAVFLSLAGSAFAQAPDPCLLWEKCIGAKLNGNHALPVGPFEVTCLGASSFEVTGDHVACNLPNELRVVRIILRYHPTAQGEDRSLDWIVKAATATTHGSAFDSNDAYGDTRYYGRPATSPAGTPWRQLAPFSVAPCKDCGQCDMCIYAELFELYSDNVDNPAWPKGRGSRTQYGLHGSGDCVVPAGNGNGAGGDPGSGTGGNGGGTPFPGGPGQDDDDDGVPNGQDPDRDGDGIPNGDDPDRDGDGIPNPQDPEPDGPPDDGPGTNPGDPGNDNDDDGVDDPEDPDDDNDGIPDENDPSQYGGCVLPSGGLDTDCDGIVDSEDPCIATIKDDSDCDDVRDVDDVCPEHDDLADGDNDGVPDGCDNCPASPNPQQKNSDDDEFGDACDDDDDNDGKDDSEDDDDDGDGIPDVDEDQCQEAEGEEQAAQCGCARILDSFYYRLYSFLTGDRADVGAGYRTGDGDPGSANYVPGGEGGIFTYLFDSRRKISSWGQPASGGNGEDPPEEEPGEGTPTTDKNRLPIPFLDLDRLAEFDSTNMPAFEYKPIELDWDEGVFYGEENVLEWDFLEFAHLIKNCAAIALIWGYGTAIIFAFFKSAT